A single genomic interval of Coccidioides posadasii str. Silveira chromosome 1, complete sequence harbors:
- a CDS encoding uncharacterized protein (EggNog:ENOG410PYXU), translating into MSSKYTPSRENVNSNKQYTSRAESNERPNATARTPKFIFSSSAQSGFAAQFAATPRFVFSQRQNRKSGDGIDVSDKGSSPAARARKTIQDTPRNTEIKMKEVIEDSEGEEEGDLLQGIVETSRSGRPENEPGKTVADDDDEEMLLSFSLNQHQAKRRRLSISSADDLEVRPVSARELDQISSTSSESPPSSPQAGPASPSAGNVDNLLSPTVHPMPSTPFQPTGAASVPHHSSSRGPPRFMFSTPISSTPRQPSGSNNATTARTSTQRQKPRFVLPQTPFRRREPDISALLTSPIPFPYAKRHARSKSRTFIPGGMASEVRNWILDLGTRKQVSQSQAPPQTTQTQADQGEREQPFDKYQLIVQVGEIRTSAPTDVRRQGGQRQGRLGHPAPFTLISPSKVQPPTASQNNILLFGSPVSTVLPPMQKLQKGDWVGIRRGLVWDMEIEPFHTGDASNNNANPEESDTISSIITRRTNVWLVSIEWDIIRKPEPGGSGT; encoded by the exons ATGAGTTCCAAATAT ACACCATCGCGAGAGAATGTCAACTCCAACAAACAGTACACCTCCCGGGCCGAGTCCAATGAAAGACCTAATGCAACTGCACGGACGCCAAAATTCATATTTAGCTCATCTGCACAATCAGGCTTTGCGGCACAGTTCGCCGCGACTCCTCGATTTGTGTTTAGCCAGCGACAGAATAGAAAGTCTGGAGACGGAATAGATGTTAGTGACAAAGGGTCCTCGCCTGCTGCCCGGGCGCGCAAGACTATTCAAGATACGCCAAGGAACACTGAAATTAAGATGAAGGAGGTAATTGAAGATTCTGAAGGGGAAGAGGAAGGTGATTTGCTTCAAGGCATTGTGGAAACTTCTCGTAGCGGCCGTCCAGAAAATGAACCTGGAAAAACTGTGGCGGACGACGATGACGAAGAGATGCTTCTTTCCTTCTCTCTAAATCAGCATCAGGCGAAACGTCGACGCTTATCGATATCTTCAGCAGACGATTTGGAAGTGCGGCCAGTTAGTGCCAGAGAGCTTGACCAAATCTCATCCACTTCGTCTGAATCACCACCGTCGTCTCCGCAGGCGGGGCCGGCATCGCCATCAGCTGGAAATGTGGATAACCTATTGTCTCCGACGGTCCACCCTATGCCGTCTACTCCATTTCAACCAACTGGTGCTGCTAGTGTACCTCACCACTCTTCATCTCGCGGACCCCCGCGGTTTATGTTTAGCACACCCATATCAAGTACTCCACGGCAACCAAGTGGAAGCAATAACGCCACGACTGCTCGGACATCCACGCAGCGGCAAAAACCGCGATTTGTGCTACCTCAAACGCCTTTTCGACGGCGGGAGCCGGACATTTCGGCGTTACTGACAAGCCCTATCCCGTTTCCATACGCCAAACGCCATGCTCGATCTAAATCTCGTACATTTATTCCTGGTGGTATGGCATCCGAAGTCCGAAATTGGATCCTAGACTTAGGTACAAGGAAACAAGTGTCACAAAGTCAAGCTCCTCCGCAGACGACTCAGACCCAAGCCGACCaaggagaaagagagcaACCTTTTGATAAATACCAACTAATTGTCCAAGTTGGTGAAATTCGAACTTCAGCCCCTACTGACGTCCGTAGACAAGGTGGACAACGGCAAGGTAGACTGGGTCACCCTGCTCCATTTACCTTGATATCCCCTTCAAAAGTACAACCTCCCACTGCTTCCCAGAATAATATACTCCTTTTCGGCTCTCCCGTGTCTACTGTTCTACCTCCGATGCAGAAGCTCCAGAAAGGAGACTGGGTAGGAATCCGACGAGGACTAGTTTGGGACATGGAGATTGAGCCTTTCCACACTGGTGATGCCTCTAATAACAATGCCAACCCTGAAGAGTCCGACACCATAAGCTCTATAATAACACGGAGAACAAACGTGTGGTTGGTGAGTATAGAATGGGATATTATACGAAAACCGGAGCCAGGTGGAAGCGGTACGTGA
- a CDS encoding uncharacterized protein (EggNog:ENOG410PMWN~COG:S~BUSCO:11352at33183), with translation MLPARHPRTLLLTLDAFNTIFHPRQPVPEIYTHVAQALGVIPSTITADAVKPAFRTAFKRNSAQYPNYGRDTPGFGGPKAWWAKVIRECFAQVKGGSTTVDEIPDRLVETLFTVFGGEAYKLYNDAEPFFRKLQLWKQAKRSRNVSQDLVREDCWDRIVVGVISNSDDRVPTILRSMGLRVGSAWADNGDLLPPADVRHDAIKQENDIDFIVTSYEAGKEKPNKHIFDVAQKRAGEYLNATSPAKRPLFPAPSYYCIHVGDDYHDDYQGGQSAGWDSFLLLREDVEIPEHAQKSARSISNLDQLFSLLRMEDHDGRLV, from the coding sequence ATGCTACCGGCCCGCCACCCCAGAACCCTCCTCCTAACCCTGGATGCCTTCAACACCATATTTCACCCGCGCCAGCCCGTACCTGAAATCTACACACATGTCGCACAAGCTCTCGGCGTCATCCCTTCCACAATAACCGCCGATGCGGTAAAACCGGCGTTCAGGACCGCATTCAAGCGCAACAGCGCGCAGTACCCGAACTATGGTCGAGATACCCCCGGGTTTGGCGGACCGAAAGCATGGTGGGCCAAAGTCATTCGAGAGTGTTTCGCTCAGGTCAAAGGGGGAAGTACGACGGTAGACGAGATTCCGGATAGGTTGGTGGAAACGCTGTTCACCGTATTCGGGGGAGAGGCGTATAAACTGTACAATGATGCAGAGCCATTTTTCAGGAAATTGCAATTGTGGAAACAGGCGAAGAGGTCCCGAAACGTCTCCCAAGACCTGGTTAGGGAGGACTGTTGGGATCGGATTGTTGTTGGAGTTATCTCCAATTCGGATGATAGAGTCCCTACGATTTTGAGATCAATGGGCTTGCGGGTCGGAAGTGCGTGGGCGGATAACGGGGATTTGCTTCCCCCTGCCGATGTAAGGCATGATGCGATAAAGCAGGAAAATGATATTGATTTTATTGTTACGAGTTATGAAGCTGGGAAGGAAAAGCCGAATAAGCATATTTTCGACGTTGCTCAAAAGCGTGCAGGCGAGTACCTGAATGCCACTAGCCCTGCTAAACGTCCACTCTTCCCAGCTCCGAGCTATTATTGCATTCATGTTGGGGATGATTATCACGATGACTATCAGGGAGGACAGAGTGCTGGTTGGGATAGCTTTTTACTGCTAAGGGAAGATGTTGAAATCCCAGAACACGCACAAAAGTCTGCACGCTCAATCTCTAACCTTGATCagttattttctttattgcGCATGGAGGATCACGATGGAAGGTTGGTATAG
- the SGD1 gene encoding suppressor of glycerol defect (EggNog:ENOG410PFVN~COG:T~BUSCO:3164at33183): MPRLAYNTTQLPRQLREELGLKDTITTGARSSNPHSGFSRKERRKAERSRRGPGFQQRKGHKRRQRSQGEDGPEHDVFDEKSGRSEDERPAKPKTRTPAEPRTLKSILKRKQPVEQEHEESDVEIDLDEGENEDETPEAENPPPHPKISRSVQKKLEEDDAEIAALEKKLGLKGKKKLPKSFLESGLGDILGELGSDSEIEAKKRKREGEEWLQRKRQRARMTEVGNRDEEEITGSEDAHEDEEDFDEMLEDLDDDDDDSVGEGDSEFQGFDDEEEEKEESAPQKTKQKENPYRPPVAASDTAPAKYIPPSKRMQSSTESESLLRLRRQIQGHLNKLSEANIISILGDIEKLYQDYPRQSVTSVLIDILFGLVCSGSSLNDTFIILHAGFIAAIYKVIGMEFGAEFVQNLVQRFDSMYEEKDKGESSRKDMVNLLSLLSHLYNFHLLGCGLVFDYIRLFLGEINELNTELLLKVVRNSGPQLRQDDPSALKDIVLLIQPAVAQIGEAALSVRTKFMIETITDLKNNKLKNAPGASISLEHLTKMRKILGSLNSRSLRASEPLRIGRADIQNSDKRGKWWLVGASWKADSASTYTHKATVDPSAVLPDNLDDDLGDKKAVDLAQLARSHRMNTEVRRSIFVAIMSASDYQDAHVRLTKLRLKRSQETEIPQVLVHCASEEGSYNPYYTLIARKLCGERKMKMAFQFSLWDVFKRMGESGNMEDDAFSADEDEDRSLTTRAIVNLAKMYGSLIADGGLTLGILKTLDFLYLQPKTRTFVELLLITTMQQTQQKSLRKQQKAGESTQFTFEEKPLVNVFLKARDTPQVVTGLIYFIRKVVAKSNVVASKRDKKLHKWGCKLALDTLKVISEGAGS, encoded by the exons ATGCCACGACTGGCATATAATACAACACAGCTCCCCCGACAGCTCCGCGAAGAACTAGGCTTGAAAGATACGATCACAACCGGCGCGAGAAGCTCGAACCCTCACAGCGGATTCTCCAGAAAGGAGCGCCGGAAAGCAGAGCGATCGCGGAGGGGGCCTGGATTTCAGCAGAGAAAGGGACATAAACGCAGACAAAGGTCACAAGGCGAGGATGGGCCCGAGCACGATGTTTTTGACGAAAAATCCGGACGGAGCGAAGATGAACGCCCGGCGAAGCCGAAAACGAGAACACCCGCAGAGCCAAGGACGTTAAAATCAATATTGAAGCGGAAGCAGCCCGTCGAACAGGAACACGAAGAATCAGACGTTGAAATTGACCTTGACGAAGGGGAGAACGAAGACGAGACCCCCGAAGCTGAGAACCCGCCACCCCACCCCAAGATATCGCGCTCCGTGCAAAAGAAGctcgaagaagatgatgcaGAGATTGCGGCCTTAGAGAAAAAGTTGGGCCttaaagggaaaaagaaattgCCTAAATCTTTCCTGGAAAGCGGGTTGGGCGACATCTTGGGCGAGTTGGGGTCGGATTCAGAGATAGAAGCGAAAAAGCGgaaaagagagggagaggaatGGCTTCAGAGGAAAAGACAAAGGGCAAGAATGACAGAGGTGGGGAATAGAGATGAGGAGGAAATTACTGGAAGTGAAGACGCGCATGAAGACGAAGAGGACTTTGACGAGATGCTAGAAGATCttgatgacgacgacgacgataGTGTTGGTGAGGGAGATAGTGAATTTCAAGGCTTTGACGacgaagaggaggagaaggaggaatcAGCTCCGCAGAAAAcgaaacagaaagagaaCCCGTACCGCCCTCCCGTCGCTGCGAGTGATACCGCCCCAGCCAAATACATTCCCCCATCCAAAAGAATGCAATCATCCACTGAATCGGAATCTCTCTTGCGTCTACGACGCCAAATACAAGGACATTTGAATAAACTATCGGAAGCTAATATAATATCTATCCTTGGTGATATCGAGAAACTTTACCAAGACTATCCCCGCCAGAGTGTAACATCTGTCCTGATAGACATACTCTTCGGATTGGTATGCAGCGGGAGCAGCCTAAATGACACCTTTATAATTCTTCACGCGGGATTCATCGCGGCGATATATAAAGTGATCGGCATGGAATTCGGTGCTGAATTTGTGCAGAATCTCGTGCAGCGATTCGATAGCATGTACGAGGAGAAGGATAAAGGGGAGTCGAGTAGGAAAGACATGGTTAATTTACTGTCGCTGTTGTCCCATCTCTATAATTTCCACCTCCTCGGATGCGGCTTGGTGTTTGACTATATTCGCTTATTCTTGGGAGAAATTAACGAGTTGAACACTGAGCTGCTCCTCAAGGTTGTGAGAA ATTCCGGTCCCCAACTTCGACAGGACGATCCTTCCGCCCTCAAGGACATTGTTCTCCTTATTCAACCAGCAGTAGCGCAAATAGGAGAAGCGGCTCTTTCAGTTCGCACGAAGTTCATGATCGAAACGATCACTGACCTTAAGAATAACAAGCTGAAAAATGCCCCAGGAGCAAGCATATCGTTAGAACACCTTACAAAGATGAGAAAGATTCTGGGCTCTCTTAACTCGAGAAGTCTCAGAGCGAGCGAGCCTTTGAGGATTGGACGTGCCGATATCCAAAACTCCGACAAAAGGGGGAAATGGTGGCTTGTTGGCGCAAGTTGGAAAGCAGACTCCGCTAGCACATATACTCACAAGGCAACCGTTGACCCGAGTGCAGTTCTGCCAGATAATTTGGACGATGACCTGGGCGATAAGAAAGCCGTGGATCTTGCCCAACTGGCCAGAAGCCATCGAATGAACACCGAGGTCCGGCGGTCTATTTTTGTAGCAATAATGTCTGCATCCGACTATCAGGATGCGCATGTTAGGCTGACTAAGTTGCGCTTAAAACGAAGTCAGGAGACCGAGATTCCTCAGGTTCTCGTCCATTGTGCCTCGGAGGAGGGTTCCTATAACCCATACTATACCCTCATCGCAAGGAAACTCTGCGGCGagaggaagatgaaaatGGCGTTCCAATTCTCGCTCTGGGACGTATTCAAACGAATGGGCGAGAGTGGGAATATGGAGGACGATGCCTTCAGCGCggacgaagatgaagatcgGTCGTTGACCACGCGAGCCATTGTTAACCTTGCCAAAATGTACGGCTCATTGATAGCCGATGGAGGCCTTACGCTTGGAATTTTGAAGACACTCGACTTTTTGTATCTGCAACCCAAGACTAGGACCTTCGTTGAACTGCTGCTGATCACAACAATGCAGCAAACCCAACAAAAGTCATTACGCAAGCAGCAGAAAGCAGGCGAATCCACTCAATTtacctttgaagaaaaacCGCTTGTCAACGTTTTCTTAAAAGCGCGAGATACACCGCAGGTCGTGACTGggttgatatattttatcCGCAAAGTTGTCGCAAAATCAAATGTGGTGGCCTCAAAACGGGACAAGAAATTGCATAAATGGGGCTGCAAGCTCGCGCTGGACACGTTGAAAGTGATATCCGAAGGTGCGGGATCATGA
- a CDS encoding uncharacterized protein (EggNog:ENOG410PR8H~COG:U~BUSCO:16966at33183), translating to MTAHLSQDEFFTHLTALLTNQSTSLRGSVFLTQKLLPAPPPGRSTTTTTTQTTASAEAPSYTERTTTTTTFQPNQSAVLIRASNGRHKTAKVKASTIVQPEELEAFYARYAELCKAGMVGLKKRDRSAKKKGKAKGKVVKG from the exons ATGACTGCGCATCTGTCCCAAGATGAG TTCTTCACGCACCTCACAGCGCTCCTAACCAACCAGTCCACCTCCCTCCGTGGCTCCGTCTTTCTCACTCAGAAGCTCCTTCCAGCCCCACCACCAGGCCGGTCCACGACGACAACCACTACACAAACCACCGCCAGCGCTGAAGCTCCCTCATACACAGAGAGAACAACCACGACAACCACTTTCCAACCCAACCAGTCTGCGGTGCTAATCCGTGCTTCAAACGGGCGCCATAAGACCGCCAAAGTGAAGGCTTCCACGATCGTACAACCGGAGGAATTGGAGGCGTTCTATGCCAGATACGCCGAGCTGTGCAAGGCGGGGATGGTGGggctgaagaagagagataGAAGTGCgaagaagaaagggaagGCGAAGGGAAAAGTGGTTAAGGGATGA
- a CDS encoding uncharacterized protein (EggNog:ENOG410PQID~COG:S~BUSCO:8677at33183) — MPEPIRRRSFAVPPRPPHRMRHSLGSYDTSIPSNDVLFHHPSVTVIKFELPQSSSPGPILPDLDYPVDAIETLPWRTRSETIAAIGALRIENIAGSAAFLKSGNVVYALLKNCQCWCVDARSTFVLRIRKLTYYRIEFPHESEEDVKKVAEWKLVLSSIIRYEITPCPFKREFSVELPEEAKTPKKKRAWRPKTMAGLPVRPFDFEGSLSSEDREPSDFGSIGYDTDEQSERGGSLPPSTTRCSSRDRRSSPIRIPKRSSFRVVSEPAPKFESLLARFESESETVNDARDGSAGVASSASSFHSVSDASVSPPPSPPYSTPPSPRASACEPSPCVILKTSHTRDNSAATIVPDTTHDSGPLRPPSMALSDPPKPLTSCEPGDLFPRVQTRNGLEVPIENPNSIIRRRIRASRQRSFSPLPPSSTLFTPAPKSPVNNLIDAIFEKTYTFVLGPPIHLLLMFLRLAAEMAAKDNNRGPAGPGSGKFPTQPETMSDTDDSFSEDDFGNPLSPIASANLGRDSPTTSESSSEVD; from the coding sequence ATGCCGGAGCCAATACGCAGACGGTCCTTCGCTGTTCCTCCGAGGCCGCCTCACCGGATGAGGCACTCCCTTGGCTCGTATGATACGTCCATTCCTTCCAACGACGTCCTATTCCACCATCCCTCCGTGACCGTCATAAAATTCGAACTCCCTCAGTCGTCCAGCCCCGGCCCAATCCTCCCCGACCTGGACTACCCTGTCGATGCCATCGAGACCCTGCCCTGGAGGACTCGCTCCGAGACGATCGCCGCCATCGGGGCGCTGAGGATAGAGAACATTGCCGGCTCCGCTGCTTTCCTTAAATCAGGAAACGTCGTCTATGCTCTGTTGAAGAACTGCCAGTGCTGGTGTGTCGATGCCAGGTCAACCTTCGTCCTGCGGATAAGGAAGCTCACCTACTACCGTATCGAGTTCCCGCACGAGAGCGAGGAGGACGTCAAGAAGGTGGCAGAATGGAAGCTGGTCCTCTCCAGTATAATTCGTTATGAAATTACGCCTTGCCCGTTTAAACGGGAGTTCTCTGTAGAGCTCCCGGAAGAAGCTAAAACACCGAAGAAGAAACGGGCGTGGCGGCCGAAGACAATGGCCGGTCTACCGGTGAGGCCGTTTGACTTTGAGGGAAGTCTTTCTTCGGAGGACCGTGAACCCAGTGACTTTGGGAGCATTGGGTACGACACAGACGAGCAGAGTGAACGGGGCGGGAGCCTGCCTCCTTCCACCACCCGATGTTCTTCTCGCGATCGCCGGTCCTCACCCATACGGATCCCCAAGCGGTCCAGCTTCCGAGTGGTCTCTGAGCCTGCACCAAAATTTGAAAGTTTGCTCGCGAGATTCGAGTCTGAGTCTGAAACCGTCAACGACGCTCGTGATGGCAGCGCGGGCGTCGCTTCAAGTGCTTCTTCGTTCCACTCGGTCTCTGATGCTTCTgtctctcctcctccttcgcCGCCTTATTCCACGCCACCTTCTCCCCGCGCATCCGCCTGCGAACCCTCGCCGTGTGTGATCTTGAAAACGAGCCATACTCGCGACAACTCTGCAGCGACCATCGTACCCGACACCACACATGATTCGGGTCCTCTCCGGCCACCATCCATGGCTCTCAGCGATCCGCCAAAGCCCCTCACGTCGTGTGAACCGGGCGACTTATTTCCTCGAGTACAAACTCGTAATGGTTTAGAGGTTCCTATTGAGAATCCCAACTCGATCATCCGCCGACGCATTCGTGCATCGCGGCAGCGCTCTTTCTCTCCCTTACCGCCATCTTCAACATTGTTTACGCCCGCCCCTAAATCGCCGGTTAATAATTTAATTGATGCCATTTTCGAAAAAACTTACACATTCGTTCTTGGGCCTCCTATACACCTTTTACTTATGTTCCTCAGACTTGCGGCAGAAATGGCCGCTAAAGATAATAATCGCGGCCCAGCTGGTCCTGGGTCTGGGAAATTTCCCACTCAGCCTGAAACTATGAGCGACACCGACGATTCTTTCAGCGAGGATGATTTTGGGAATCCTCTTTCTCCCATTGCCTCTGCGAACCTGGGCAGAGACTCTCCCACAACCTCAGAATCCTCGAGTGAAGTAGACTGA
- a CDS encoding uncharacterized protein (EggNog:ENOG410PJBY~COG:C~TransMembrane:11 (i20-36o75-98i105-122o128-153i165-183o203-220i339-356o362-384i396-419o439-460i467-486o)), whose protein sequence is MKTPISSWNVANRLKKRQLLIAINTVAALSIFFFGYDQGMMGGVNNAKDYIDLMKFGHTETINGSPHTPVITDSLLQGGIVSVYYLGTLIGALFGGWVGDKIGRIKSIALGSVWGVIGAALQCSAQNHVWMIFARLVNGFGTGILNAIVPVWATETAEHTSRGQFIAIEFTLNIFGVVVAYWLEFGLAYIDDGVSAFRWRFPIAFQIIPLLILFAAVWFFPESPRWLVKMGHEEEARYILGRLRGDEGEDVARAEAEFQDIKHVAELERTLSYSTSYFSMFTGRKTGKLHLGRRVELVVWLQIMQEWVGIAGVTIYAPTIFRIAGFDAMKSQWISGLNNIFYMISTLICVFTLDRIGRRWTLYWGSTGQGIAMFLAGGFARLAINATEAGDASKASRYGAAAAAMIFIFTFVFGATWLTVPWLYPAEIFPLAVRGKGNAWGVVGWSVGNGWLTLLCPVMFDSIGEKTLYIFAISNVITIPMVWALYPESNQRTLEDMDLLFAADTPWTWDAERTFTQLKNENPDFAQAAAQLKGGKLDEEIGKLGVQELPEKE, encoded by the exons ATGAAGACTCCGATATCTTCATGGAATGTTGCCAACCGGCTAAAGAAGCGCCAGCTTCTTATCGCCATCAACACCGTCGCCGCCTTAtctatcttcttcttcggctATGACCAGGGTATGATGGGCGGTGTCAACAATGCGAAGGACTACATCGATCTTATGAAATTCGGCCATACGGAGACGATCAACGGCTCGCCGCATACACCAGTTATCACTGATAGCTTGTTGCAGGGCGGGATCGTCTCCGTGTACTATCTGGGTACCCTGATAGGCGCCTTATTCGGTGGATGGGTCGGTGATAAAATTGGGAGAATCAAATCCATCGCCCTGGGCTCTGTGTGGGGTGTAATTGGAGCTGCATTGCAGTGCTCGGCTCAAAACCATGTCTGGATGATCTTCG CACGCCTTGTCAATGGCTTTGGAACGGGTATTCTGAACGCCATCGTGCCCGTTTGGGCCACGGAGACTGCCGAACATACATCCAGAGGGCAATTCATAGCCATTGAGTTCACCCTTAACATATTCGGCGTGGTTGTCGCATACTGGCTGGAGTT CGGTCTCGCCTACATCGACGATGGAGTCTCAGCTTTTCGATGGAGATTCCCCATTGCGTTCCAGATTATTCCTCTTCTCATTCTTTTCGCCGCAGTCTGGTTCTTCCCAGAATCACCCCGATGGCTCGTCAAGATGGGCCACGAGGAAGAGGCACGGTACATCCTTGGCAGACTTCGCGGTGACGAAGGAGAGGACGTTGCCCGAGCAGAAGCCGAATTCCAAGATATCAAACACGTTGCAGAGCTTGAAAGGACACTCTCATATAGCACCTCCTACTTCTCCATGTTCACGGGCCGTAAGACGGGAAAGCTGCATCTGGGAAGACGAGTTGAGCTGGTTGTGTGGCTGCAGATTATGCAGGAATGGGTCGGCATCGCCGGTGTTACCATTT ATGCGCCTACGATCTTCCGAATCGCGGGATTTGATGCCATGAAGAGCCAGTGGATTAGCGGCTTGAACAACATCTTTTACATG ATCTCTACGTTGATTTGCGTCTTTACTCTTGATCGCATTGGTCGCCGATGGACGCTATACTGGGGTTCTACCGGGCAAGGCATTGCCATGTTCCTTGCTGGGGGTTTCGCCCGACTTGCGATCAATGCCACGGAGGCCGGCGACGCGTCAAAGGCATCACGCTACGGAGCGGCAGCGGCGGCCATGATCTTTATATTTACTTTTGTCTTCGGAGCAACGTGGCTAACCGTTCCTTGGCTGTATCCTGCGGAGATATTCCCTCTAGCCGTGCGCGGCAAAGGCAATGCGTGGGGAGTCGTAGGATGGAGTGTGGGCAACGGCTGGCTG ACGCTCCTCTGTCCCGTCATGTTTGATTCCATAGGTGAGAAGACCCTCTACATCTTCGCCATTAGCAACGTCATCACCATCCCGATGGTCTGGGCGCTGTACCCGGAATCCAACCAGCGCACGTTGGAAGATATGGATCTTCTCTTCGCCGCCGACACCCCCTGGACCTGGGACGCCGAGCGAACATTCACGCAGCTTAAAAACGAAAACCCCGATTTCGCCCAGGCAGCCGCGCAATTAAAGGGCGGGAAGCTGGACGAGGAGATAGGAAAGCTAGGGGTTCAAGAGCTGCCGGAGAAGGAGTAG
- the MGT1 gene encoding methylated-DNA--protein-cysteine methyltransferase (EggNog:ENOG410PREP~COG:L~BUSCO:15033at33183) codes for MGAATTTTTTTTAARTSTRRAAKLQRRLSSEDADRKTARSQSKAISSIPSYPSALDQEALAHSLRRIASHPTLTPYRRLVYRTLLSVPPGRWTTYATLSAHLSSSARAIGNAMKTNPFAPEVPCHRVLATDRTIGGYKGKWGNGGEYSVEKTKLLKAEGVEFDHKGKANGEVFREFADMGSVVAGQGN; via the coding sequence atgggTGCCgcaacgacgacgacgacgacgacgacagcTGCAAGAACATCCACTAGGCGGGCTGCGAAACTCCAACGCCGGCTCTCGTCCGAGGACGCCGACCGTAAGACAGCCAGGTCACAGTCGAAGGCCATTTCGTCGATCCCCAGCTACCCTTCTGCGTTGGACCAGGAAGCCCTCGCCCACTCTCTTCGCCGCATCGCGAGCCATCCCACCCTCACACCATACCGCCGACTTGTATACCGCACCCTCCTATCCGTCCCTCCGGGCCGTTGGACCACATATGCCACTCTATCGGCACATCTGTCCTCGTCGGCCCGTGCTATCGGCAACGCGATGAAGACGAACCCGTTTGCCCCCGAAGTGCCCTGCCATCGGGTGCTTGCGACGGACCGCACAATCGGCGGCTATAAAGGGAAATGGGGGAACGGGGGTGAGTACTCGGTTGAGAAGACGAAGCTACTGAAGGCCGAAGGGGTGGAGTTTGACCACAAAGGCAAAGCGAATGGGGAGGTCTTTCGAGAGTTCGCGGACATGGGGTCTGTGGTGGCGGGTCAGGGTAACTAG